attgactcctagctctgtgctcaagatagTTTCTGGTATTGATCCAGGGATCATGGGTCGCTGGAAAGAGAACAGGGATTTGTGCATGCAAAGTACATGCTTCATATTTGGGGGACccagggtttgagtcccagctcCGTGTGGTTCCTTGATAACATTCAGGTATGATCCCAAAGTGCTAGGTTTGGAATAGCTCCGAGCTTTGCTGTGTCTGActtccctcccaaaaaaaatgttttttaaaagaataacaagAACCTTTTTATTCTTGTCCCGACCTAGACTCCTGCATTGTCAGGACCctcctcagtccctctctttccctctccctgaaGCCCATGCAGAAGCCACTGTCCGCAGGGTACAAGCCTCTGACCCCTGATCACCTCACCTCTAACCTCGACAGCCTCCCCAAGGCACCTAGAGACTTTGAGACCAGACAATATCTCCGCACCCCCAACCCCTGTCTTGTGGTTCTGTGCTTCATCCACcaatctccctctttctcttactttctctctaacttttctccagcctcttctcttccccctacatctctctctctcctccactttccattatttcttccctcctttttgtGACGGGGTTTCCCATGCACTATTCAGGGGTCTCTGGGTCACTCTCAGCAATACTTGACCAAACAGGCTAGACTCTTCAGTCCCTtggcccagcagtgctttgggattCCTCTGAGGTGAAACTGGGGGGCCATCCGGTGCCAAGATTGAGCTAGGGACTCACCATAAAGGCCTGAGTCCCAGTCCTTTGCATCTTCTTCCTGCATCTTGCTCTGTTTTgcctactattttatttttatttggggggttttagtaacacccagcaatgctctggtatagctccaggctctgtgtgcagAGATCATTCCAAACATAGTACAGGGAACAGTTGGTCCTAGTTTCCCTCCTAAACTATATTGATTTTCCATGACAGTGACTGGAACATTGGTACTTTAAGAGTAAAGTTGATCTTCAGGTCAGCCTCCTGGATTCGGACATTCCCATGAGGCTCAGATTGCACCTGCCACCAGGATCCAGGGGAGGTTTTTCTAACCTCTATGCAGAATCTCTGTCACTGCTGGCTCATCTGCATTGCTCAACCTAAGGATCCGCACCACGCAACACTGTAGTTAaccaaagggagggaaggaaaaaagagagataacCAATGAGAGAACTCTCACCTCACAGGAGGTGGGACAGCTGCCAAAGAAGGTAACGGATTGAAGGGTCATGGCTCCATCCACATACAGATGGGTGACTTTCTGGATGGGTGTCCGGTGCCCAAACTCATAGAAATGATTTCCGTTCACTAGCACCTGAAGGGCAAAATTAATGAAGACCAGAGGTCATGAGTCCCAGAGGGACTCAGGGAAGTTCAAACAGGAAGCAGGGATGGGGAACTATTCAACTCGGGATCAAATCTGAGAGGTAAAGCTAGAGACCCAGAGTCAGGACCTCGGGTTCCACAGGTTTAAGATCAACGTGAAGTCAGAGGTCATTTCCATAGGACAGAAATGCTTCACCTGAGTGAAGTGTTGGGCATCAAAACAGCTCAAAGATGGCAGATGAGAAACAGCTCAAAGATGGCAGATTATCGAGGACACAAAACATGGCTCATGGCGAGGTCGAGAGAATATCAAGCCTGACTCTGGTTTGGACATAGAGGTTTCACTCTAACACAGACTGTGTCACCCTGACTAACCTCTCTGAACTACTTTCAAAAATGGTTGAGAACAAGAGGGGCCTAAGGTTGGGGTGGGGCTCAGCAGTGGAcctcatgtcttgcatgtgtgaaaccctgggttgAATCCTGTTCTCCACAGTCCCCCCGAGTCCCTACCATTTCAGGGTTCCTGCAACTGAGAGGCAAGCCCCAGGTGTTATAgccacaaagggaaaaaaggataaaataaaaacaaaaacagaaaactgggAATGGCAGATACCTCCTCAGACTGGAACTCAAGCTTGTGTTCACGATTTCAGGGGGAGTGTTTGATCCCCTCAACATGGCACCCTCCCTTtgtagtgccaggtgtggcccctcacaACAATTAACAAATTCAAGCAATAATTGAAGTCTGGACCGAGGTAAAGGGTAGGCTGAGAGGAGGCAGCTGACTCTGACCTTGTAATGCTCCTGTGTGATCATCACCAGCATATCGAAGTGCTCCCCATTTTTTAAGggtatcttctttttctcctctgccGCACCCCACATGCCTGACAACCTTGCGCTGAAGATGACCTTGTTCCAGCCAGCAAAGCGGGGGTTGAAGTGGAAGGCGATGTCATCTCTTACTGCATCTGGCCCCATGGCAAAGTTTACCACAAACCTGGGGACAGGAGGGCCTGTTCCTCAAATCCTCCCAGCAATGGTGCCAGAAATGGGTCAGAACCTCCAGGGAGCCCAATTAGTCCCACCCAAGAAGGTTGAGGTGACAGTTAGGTGGTCACTGGGATTTATGACCTAGAGGTTTGGGACATGGTGGCCAGGGTCCCAGAATGCAGTGAACCATATTGATTTGCTCACTGAAACCCCCAACTCCAACACAAATGTTCCCGGCAAACCTGACTACCCAGTTGGCCAGTCTCTGTTCCAGCATCTTCAGCTCTGGCTGCTCAGGCCTCCCCGTTCCCTTCACAATTCCTCAAGAACATCCCCATTCCCATGAAACCTGAGGGCCCTGGAGCGCCCAAGTCATGCATGCCACTCACTGGAGCATCCCAAGTTCTCCAAAAggcatctcccctcacccctgggcCTTTGCATcagccctttcctctccctcaaAGTCCTGATGCCTGCAGCACCCCATAGTCCCATCTTCTCCTTTAGTCCCTGAACAATTTTGTTTCACCTAAGAAATCTTTCCTGTGCCACCTGGTAAGAGACGTGCCatgcccctctttctcctctccatctcccccactccccatctcAGACTCTATCACCATGTACCTTAGTCtatgtttcatcttttttcttccctttctgagAGTGTGGTCTCTCCAACAGTTCCTGAGGGCCTGGAACCCCACTGCAAGTGCTACTCGATGTCAGACCCTCCCAAGGCCCGATATGGGATCCCTCACCTCTGCATATTCTTGTCGGCCAGTCCCTGGAAGTAGACGGACATCCCGACTTTGAGGCCACATGGGACGGGTTTGCAGAAGGGCAGCGTCTGCAGTAGACCCCAGGCCACAGCCTCAATTTTCATGTGTGCAAAGTAGTATTTTCCCTTCCTGGAAAAGTGCCCACCCCCATCTCTTTCACAAGGGAGAGGGAGCCCAGTGTGAGGTCAAAATGAAGAAGAGGGTTGAGTGTTAGGAGCGGAGGCTCAGTGAAGGCGTAAATCAAGTCCCAGAGATGTTGTAGGGGGCCTGGATCCCTGTTATCTCTGTGCTTCAGCCTGGGAAGGACTTGGAGAGTGGGGGTCAGCGTGAACCCAGGTCAGGACCTGGGTCTGTATCTCACCGGATTGTAGGTGGGATGATAGCCAGGTGCGGGCACGAAAGTCATCTTCAGATGCTGGAATGGCAGTTTGCTTCTGGTAGAGCTGCAGGAGAGGAAATGTGGCACATGGCAACTGGGGTGACTCTTATATTCTCCTGGGGTTGCTGTTCCCTCTTTCCAGAAAACCCCGCCTCCTGCCCTTGCCTGCtcgcttcttcctcctccctcagaccttcCAGAAATCCAGCAAATAAAATTCTCTACACCCATCTTATCTTTGGAACTCCCTCCTAGTATTACAGAATAAAGCTCTTATATTTGGGGGTTGCTTAGTCACCAGTTTTGAAGTAGCCTAATGGCATGGGGATCATAACCCTTTAATCGGCAACTGCTGATCTCTTAGgaactgtgaaaaaaatataaggCATCACCCGAATACCAAAACTTTGGCTTCACACATAGAACCTGAACCcacctgaccccccccccacacacactcacattcagaaATGCATAATCTTCAAGAGAACctaaaatttattataagaaTATGGAAAAGGGGCCGAGATGTAGCTCcggtggccgcacgtgtgcggcctctctgctgctgcatgaccatggccccggaggccagctaaactactttgggcaccagcagcttcttgcagaaatgtctctagactgtgaactgagccccggctGCCATCTTATGACGTCCACAAAAGGgaagtatgagcttgcagtgatgcaatttctggcagaaatttccctggacttagttactaaaatactaaaatacagaaatccaaagcctcatatctcttcattgtcagcaatggaaaacaaattatcaaatgcttccttttcaacaggtctgactttggggggaaaactccaaacagtaatagtgagttttttgttgaaatattgaatatagtcaaagtaaagagaaaagtaaagtgaaatttatcagctacacaggcggggggttgggtgggggtgggggaaaggtatactggggttcttggtggtggaatatgtgcactggtgaagggatgggtgtttgagcattgtataactgggtcttaagcctgaaagctttgtaactttccacatggtgattcaataaaaaaaaattaaagaatatgatAAAGGTGCTGgaaaggggattgccccatagctggaagcctgcttcatgagcagaggggagaaggcagatggaatagagaagggatcactaagaaaatgatggctggaggaaccagttgggatgggagatgcatgccgaaagtagataatggaccaaacatgatgacctctcagtgtctgtgttgcaagctataatgccccaaagtagagagagaatatggggaatattgtctgccttagaggcagggggagggtgggaaaggtaggtatacccgggatattggtggtagggaatgtgcactggtggagggatgtgtgtttgatcattgtgagattgtaacccaaacatgaaagcttgtaactatctcatggtgattcaataaattttttaaaaagggggggctggagcgatagcacagcaggtaaggtgcttgccttgcatgaggccaaactgggtttgatccccagcatctattatggtccccaagcatctccaggagggattcctgagtgcagagtcaggagcaacccctgagcaacaccggttgtggtccaaaatccaaccctcctaaaaaataaattacaatggtgtgtttttgtgtgtggaaaAAGTAGACGCTGGTCctcttcatctttattttactgaactctaTTCATTTTTCTCACCATTCCCCACTGCAATCGAGAAAAGAAActagggtcggagtgatagtacagcagattggatGTTTGTCTCGCACATGCTAACCCAAGTTGGATcttcggcatctcatatggtccctcaagcactgccaggagtaactccggagtgcagagccaggagaaaccccttagctctctgggtatgacccaaaaagtaaaaaaaaagacataataaaTCACCCCATACAAATACATattctccaaaaccaaaaagggacAGTACTCTCCTGATCCTAGTAAGATTGAGTACTCATCTGACCCGTGAAGAGGGTTCTCTGCAGAAAGAAACCTGACTGTGGTGATGAGACCAAGGCTCCATAATCTAATATGCCACTCACACTGACTGCTCTCACTAGCTAGCTACAAGCTTCTGGGCTTAAAACTGCTTAATTCTCCATTTTTATTCGTTCTCTCTTAGTCCCAAACATTATTTGTCACCTTTGACTATAGAACATTTTCCAGTAGTTCTTGagcatgtgcgcgcgcgcgcgtgtgtgtgtgtgtgtctgagagagagagagagagtgtgtgtgtgtgtgtgtgtgtgtgtgtgtgtgtgtgtgaatgactgagggggagagagagggaaagagagagaatgtgttaAACCCAGGATTCTGGCTCCCAATGGGCAAGatggacagagacacaaacacgATAATGTGAAAGTATTATTCCAcgatactggggtcaactatctcacccacagagtggtctcttaaTAGTGACCccaacttcaggcagcaagcagtttatataggggtTGATTATATacgcagtacatgccttattgtttcaaaaagaatcttatatagttaccaaacaaaggtgttttggcaagtgtctagagtaacagtggttaggcaacaattaaataataatgtccagtatcagtaccaattttatgatAACATAGACTTTCTATTCTTATACGCTTAACAAAAGGcaacttctggggcattgtgagaattgcttcattgagcccacttgctgagcccaggaactttcccaggtgggttcacgTTGACTACGCACTATTTTATTGCTGTGAAACTGAATCtttttcagttccaggaactaaACCTGAGACCTACCTGATTATGCTGATTTCTGCCGCCtatcatggcatcagtttcaccctTCCATCCCCACTATTTTCTTTTGCCTCCAAGAGTAATCATACTCTTGCATGCTTAACTGTTCTATGGACTGTGGATTTCTGGCCAATCCACAGTGTATTGCTGCCTTAAGACTGCAAGCTGTACTGTATTTATTCTGCCCTTAACAAAAGCACTAGCTTGTTCAGGATGCAGGGACCATGGTAGCAAAAGCAGGAGCACTAGGGGTCCCATGTGGGATGGGATCAGGGTGACAAGTTGACTTTCCCAGCTCCCTTCCATAACAATATACCTGTAGcacaatttttatcatttaacaCAATTCATGAAGACTAGAATCAGCAAAGTAGGAAGGAGACAGGGAAGGGGTTACGTGCAAACAAGCCAAGTATTGTTGGGTCCCCGGTATAGGGGGTTCTTCTAGCTGACCTGTGGTATAAGTGCTGGGAGCCACTCTATAGTTGATTACCATAGGGCTCTGTATGTTCCTGAACAAATACACGTCCCAGCATGGGCTGAAACCAGCACAGATCAAAGTTAATTCCACCTGTCTCAGTATCAGCACCAGTGTCGATGTAAGGAGCTTGCTCTGCAGCTGTCactaaagaaacagagaaaacagcataaagaaacagagagccgctctccacccagaagtgatcccaagtGGTCATACACAGGCGGTCCCTCTGCTCCTGAActcccatgatcccagaggccaactagctacttttggcacccagcggctcttgcagaaatgcctctagactgtgaactaagctacggccccatgcctcccctggaggggaaaggtttttctctctctcggcctttcctttcccgggcagtggcatggcgaccgccatcttataaggcccactaaacagaggtacgagcttgcaatgatgcgatttctggcagaaatttctctggacttcattactaaaatactagaaatccaaaactgcatggtcACTGTCACGGCTgcatgacctcatatgctcttcattctcagcaatggaaaacaaattatcaaatgataccttttagCAGGTTTGATCGTTGGGGGgaagttttaaataataatagttttctgttgaaatattgaatggattcaaagtataaagagaataaagtgaagatcattagccacacacgtgtggggggtggtatactgggtttcttggtggtggaacattgcactggtgaagggatggggatctgatcattgaatgactgagacttgaacctggaagctttgtaacttttttcacggtgattcaataaaaaaattaaaataaaagaaaatctcagggatgaaccagactgccaaaatgaagaaggagtaAAATGACTCTGCACTTTCAACGCACgaacgctggcatcggaagcatccatcgaggacctgatggtgcaagcacagaagatcaagtatgatatcactggtctgaccaaaacgagaaggcatcacgccatttttttttgatatttggaaagaaatgtccatatttcattttatttattaaaatgaaagaagagggggcccaagtgatagtacaatgggtagtatcaacttggatttgatccccagcatcccttaggttctctgagcagtgccagtttTGTGaccaacaaataaacaataaaagaatgagaaaaagcgAAATTGCACAAAAAAGAGGCTCCAATGTGTCCATGAAAGCAGAATCTAGAATAACATGGCAAGTCAGTAAATGCTGGTAGCCACCAGAAGCTGGAAGAATCAAAGAATGAACCTAAAACCTGCAttggaaataaaattcaattggCATCTTGATTTCAGACTTCTGAccagacaaaataaaaacctCCAGTTTTTGTTTTAAGCCTCTAGTCCTCAGTGATTGGTTACAGCAGGCATATGAGACTAATACAATCCAGCACCAACTCTGCTCCTATAATGCACCCTACTGTCTTGTTcactaaacatttttaatgagGCTCTGATTGACAGACCTTCAACAAGCTATTTCTTCTCCTTAggattctagtttttttttttaataatttatttatttttaattagagaatcaccgtgagggtacagttacagatttatacacttttgtgcttatacttccctcatacaaagttcgggaacccattcctccaccagtgcccattctccaccacccgtaaacccagcgtccctcccaccctccccaatcccatctcccccccaacccaccctgccactgtggcagggcattcccttctgttctctctctctaattagctgttgggcatcacgccatttttgacattGAAGAAGAACTGTCCCGGTGCGGCCCTGCGAGAAACTGCCCCCCAAGTCGGCTTTCTGCCGGCTTGGGCTCCTCTGCATCCTCCCCCCACTTTGCTGCCACTGTCAATCAAGCCCAGCACCACCCCATCTCACGCGTCTTGACCAGGTAACGACCAACCAGGAAACGCTTCCCTGTGCTGCGCAGACCTGGGAGAAACTgcgaccccgccaggaagatactgggggcgtggccttatctcagtgggcgtggtctcaaagtgggcatggcctcctgtcAGAGCAGCGGCCGCTAACGGGGCtgcagatattatctccacagatattatctttgaccttagcacaataggtattgtctatttctttgaaaatgactttaatcatctcaaccacctttgcaaaatacccattagcttagtctaactttataaaacctatcagtgaataagggaagcttagcacaaacagagcccctccttcccacaacaagagggaacaggaataaagaactacaaagctcagactctacacttccatatcaagatgatgaagcagcaaaaatcccctccaccaagagagggagaagaaaagattccagaaacatcatcaggggctactcacatctatgacctctcagataaacaattcagagaggaaatctggaggagagtcgacctactacaagcaaccatggaacagacatccaataagttaagggaggagatgaatgaagcactgcaacggtctaccaagaaaatgcaggaagaaatgagagcagaaatttcaaacctacaaacggaagtcacacaaataaaggaatcggtagatgaactaaaaatctcattagatgccctcaacagtagaatgactacagctgaagacagaatcagcgacctagaagatgagctgcagaaagcttatagacaacaacaaatcatggccaaagacctcaaaatggctatagaacgaatcagagccctgggggatgacttcaagaggaacaacattagaatcattggagtaccagaaccacagggaagtaacccaaatgaaaaaaacacaaagacatcattgctaagaaattcccagagctggagaaggcaggcatccagatacaaggagtccgaagagtaccagcaaaaagagaccccaataaaaagactccaaggcatatcatagtcagaatgacggatgctatggatagagacacaattctgcaagcagcaaggtcaaagaaggaaatcacatacaaaggagcacccctcagatttacagcagacctgtcagaggaaaccctccgagcccgaagacaatggtgggacatagtgaaaaaactcaacgaaatgaatgcctcaccaagaatactttatccggctaaactctcactcaaagtcgaaggaaccatacactatttctcggacaaacaacagctcaggaacttcatagactcaaaaccaaacttgaaagaaggtctaaaggggctactgtgagacaagtaggagccccataagaacaacaaatcccacagaaagatgacacaaaaccccatcacaataatctctctcaatgtcaacggcctaaatgcacctatcaagagacacagagtggcaaaatggatccggaaattaaacccaacattctgttgcctgcaagaaactcacctgaacaaacagagtaaacatagactcaaagtcaaaggatggaaaacaatcctgcaagcaaacaacccccttaaaaaagctggagtggccatcctagtatccgacaacatagatttcaggttgaaaaagattaaaagggacagcgaaggccattttctgtttatcaagggatatgtacaacaggaagaaatcacactcttaaacgtatatgcatctaatgagcgaccggctaaatatttaaaacaacccctaacagacttcaaagaggacatcactaacagcacaatagtagtcggagacttcaatacggccttatcatctctagatagatcgacaagaacaaaactcaacaaggaaacactgactctgaaagaataaattgaagagagaggcctaatagacctatacagggccttacaccccaaaaagaaagaatacacattcttttccagtgcacatggaacattttctaaaatagaccatgtacagggccccagaacatacctcaatagactcggaaaaatagaaattgtatcaaccatcttttcagaccaccatgcactgaagatagaagctaaccactcaccgacacggagaatcaaatcaaacacctggaaattaaacaattcaatgttgaacaatgagtaggtcaggaaggaaatcaaggaagaagtcaaaacatacttagaaacaaatgagaatgaagacacgagctgccaaaacctatgggacgcagctaaagccgtgtgaaggggaaaatttatagctctccaagcattcctcaggaaggaagaaagggcccacacagacaacttgacttcacgactcaagaccttagaaaaggaccagaaaaaggaacccaaaccagaccgaaggaaagaaataataaaaattagagcagaaattaatgacacggaaaccaaaaagacaatccgaaagatcaatgaaacaaagagctggttcttcgagaaaataaataagattgataaaccgctagcaagactcacaaagaaagaaagagagagaaccctaataaatcgaatcagaaatgaaaagggggacatcataacagaaaccagtgagattcaaaagatcattagagactacttcgaaagtctatatgccacaaaacaggagaacctaaaagaaatggatggattccttgattcctaaaatctcccaagactgaacaaagaagacttggaatacctgaatagacccatcaatgttaaggaaattgaaacagtaatcaaaaacctccctaaaaacaaaagcccaggcccagatggtttcactggcgaattcttccaaacatttaaagaagacctgttgcctgttttcctcaaacttttccaggaaattgaaaaaacaggaactctcccaaacagtttctatgaagcacacatctccctaataccaaaagcaaacaaagacaccactaagaaagaaaattacagaccaatatccctgatgaacacagatgcgaagatcctcaacaaaatactagcaaataggatccaacaactcatcaaaaagatcatacatcacgaccaagtgggattcatcccgggtatgcaaggatggtttaacattcggaaatcaatcaacataatccatcatatcaacaaaagtaaagataaaaaccatatgatcatattaatagatgcagagaaagtatttgacaagatccaacaacctttcatgatgaaaaccctcaccaaaatggggtttggaggaactttcctcaagatagtcgaagccatctatcacaagcctacggcaagcattatcctcaacggggaaaatctaagggcctttcc
This Sorex araneus isolate mSorAra2 chromosome 8, mSorAra2.pri, whole genome shotgun sequence DNA region includes the following protein-coding sequences:
- the LOC129406841 gene encoding galectin-4-like, whose product is MTFVPAPGYHPTYNPTLPFCKPVPCGLKVGMSVYFQGLADKNMQRFVVNFAMGPDAVRDDIAFHFNPRFAGWNKVIFSARLSGMWGAAEEKKKIPLKNGEHFDMLVMITQEHYKVLVNGNHFYEFGHRTPIQKVTHLYVDGAMTLQSVTFFGSCPTSCEPMPYMRRLQGGLKTNRTIIVVGFIPLSAHRFFINFIVGTTGDIALHINPRMDEKAVVRNSFLKGAWGSEERSISYNPFAPGQYFDLSIHASTDNLKVFANGQHIFDYKHRVSATLADILEISSDVILSYVQV